The genomic interval AGAGGGAAAGGTCAGCATGAGGCTTCAGGGTATTCACAAACCCACCCAGCCTCTGCACCAGGGCCAGGAGCCACCAAGCGAGGGGCCAGAAATCCCTCCCCAACCTGGACCCCCTCAAAAAGCAGCTGGGGCAGTGAAAAAGAGGGGCTTGTTCTCTCTCATCTAAACTTCCCTGATGGCTCACAAACGGCATTCACACTCCTGGGACGGGACAAGGGCCAGTGAAGACAAGCTGGAATTCACCAGCAGCCAGGCTGCTGAGTTCTTCAGTCCCAGCGCCTGCTTCTTTATTTGTACcttcaaaaaacaataataagcaAACCCAGGCACCTCTGGGAACAGCCTCTggcctcctgccctgccctgtgtaACCAGCCTATCCTGACACCCacgaaggaggaggagatggcaCTGGTTAACCCTCTGGTCTACCAGGCCCAGATCCCAGGTTGCAGCAGAGAGACAAACTGTTGCTCAAGAAAATCCTTTAGAAAACCCTTGGCACCAGGAGGCAGCTCCAAGCGGCTCTGctccaggcaccaagccagaggcTTCCATAGGCAGCTGCCCACTGCCCTTTTAAATCCTTGGGGTTGGGCCCTACTCTCCCATGCCCTGGGCTGTCCACCCAGGGGGCTCCAAATGTCCATGGCAGAGCAGGGGGAAGGGAAAGGCTGGCCGAGCTGTGCCCTCACCCCGCCAGCCCAGCCGCCAGCTTCTTGGAGGACCTCTGAGAGAACATTTGTTTGGGCTGCCAAGTTAAATCTTCCTCCCTCATGTCAGGGCATTGGAAAAGCAGtcaggggagaggagaagggggagaaCGAGCGGGGGAAGCAgcgggagggaggaaaggagagagggagggaggaaggcggGCGGGCTCGGAGCCCCAGTTACTCGGGCACTGCCTGCCCAGGAAGCTGGCGGCTCCCGGGCAGGCACAGCCGGGGTTACGGGCACCGAACCTGGGATCGGGCGGCCAGGCCTCCAGGGTCAGGCGCCGGTGCCAGACGCTGCTGGCTTGCGCCTGGGGAGGCCGTGTCGCTCTGTGCCCTGCTGGAGGGGCGAGGTGCgaagggaaggcagaggaggaaaaagTTTGCGGCAGGTAGAGGGGTAGGGCAGGGCGGCCAGCCGACAGGCTGTCCCCGGAGGCGGGGTGGGGGCCCAGACCGGGTACCCTGGCGCGCTCTGGTCCACCCGCCCTCCCGCCCGGGTTGTTTACATTCCTGGAGTGTCTTTTAAACCCGGGGCTGAGGCCGGCTCCCGGCCTTCTCCGGCGGCTCCGGGGCAGTCTCCCGTGAAAATCTGCTGGCTCACAATGGCCGGGAAGGCTGCCGCCCCTCGCCCGCGCCCCCACCGCTCCGGGGCGGGGAGCCTGCCCTCCGCACCGCGCCCTCTCCCCGCCCGGCCGGCTTCCTGGACAGATGTCCCCGACGAGGGGGCGACGCGCGCCCGCTGTCCGCGCCCCAGACGCCGAGGCCGCGCTCCCCACTGTTTTCTCTCCAGTCCAGACACCAGGAATGTGAAACAAGCTTCCAGAGCTTGCCACCCTCCCCCGCCCCAGCGACCCCAGACCCAGCCCCGACCCGGGCCGGCCCCCCAACCTCTGCCCCGGCCGGCCTCCTACTCCCCCGGGGCCACCGCCGCCGGagacaagaggaagaaagaacacGGGAAATTACTTTCGTATTTGCatcgcgcgcgcgcacacacactcGCACACCTTCGCTGTGGGCGCTCCTCCTGGCCGGGGCAGTCAGTCCAGGCGTTAACCTGAGAGCCCCGTAGGCTTCCGAAGCACTGCAAGAAGCCctacacacaaccacacacagcTCGGCTTTCCTCGCGCCTACGGCGCGCCACCTTTCCCCGGGCAATTCCCACACAAACAACTTAACCGCGCCCCCACCTCCCGTTTACAAAAGTGTATGTTCTCCCTGGAAATTCAGATGCACAACTTAACACTACCACCCTTCACCACCCTGAAATTCAGCGCCTTCCCCAGCGGTTCTCGTACATACACAAGCGCACAACTTCGCATCTCCCCAAAGAAGGCGAAAGAGACCGAAGCGGTCCTTTCCCggtccttctctccctcctcggAATCCCAGTCCTGTCTGACCGGCGGGTGTACAGAGCGAGGGCTGGAGTCGCGCCGGCAGGAGGCGGGCACCGGGTCCGCGCGAGCACGACCGCACTTACGCCCAGCACAGCCTACGAACCCCGGCCCCCGCGCACAGCCTAAGTCGGCTCTGTGAAGCTCGAATCTTGCCGGCCGCCTGGGCCTCCGCCCCCAGCAGCCAAGAGGAGCCGAGCGGAGCCCGTGACTCCGGCCGCTCGCCCGGCTCTGGCAGATCCTTTAAGGGAAAAGCCCCCAAACCCAGCACCCCACGCTTTCTCCCCAAGAGTCAGCGGGAAGCAGGAGGAAGCCCAGGAGCCAGCGAGCGCCTGATTCTGGCCCCAAACTTACCGAGCGCTGCGAGCGCCGCTGCCGCCGCTGGAGGACGCGCCGCCGCCACTGCCGGGTAGGGCTGGCTCCGGCCGGGAGGAGCGCAGCTAGGGCGCCGAGATCGGCTCGGTTCTGTCTCCTCTCCGAGCCGGCTGGGGCTGGGGTCACCGCGCTGCGCTGGCTATGCTCGCTCGCTCTGCCGCCCGACCGCTGCTCGCCCGCCAGCCGCCCGGCCGCTTGCTCTCCCAGgcgcccgccgccgccgctcgCTTTTTTAATGTCCACAGACAGTGAAAAGGAACTCGGCGTTAGGGGGTGAGTAAGTGAATCAACTCGCCCGGAGCCAAGCAAGTTGAAGTGTCAGATTACATTGGCTATTCTATTTCCAAAGGGCCCCGCGCCGCCGGCCGCCCGCAAAAGCCGGCGCGGAGTTAGGGTCGGAGTGGAGCGCAGCGCAGCCGCCGTTAGCTCTCTGCAGGACTCAGCTTGGCTCGCGCGCTCTCTGCGCTCTTACCGcgctcttttcctttcccttccgcCTCCACTTGTTCTctgctttgcttttcctttcccttcttttcctctttctatcTCGCTCCTCTGTCTCGGCGCTCTCCTAGCTTTTCCCCTCTTGGCTCTGACCTGCTCCTCGTCACCCCCGCCCCGCTATGCTGTCAGTTCACTCAACTCTCTTTTCTCCCTACTCCTTTCGCTACTCCCTAACGCCCCCCTCCAGTACTTCCCCAGTAAGTTTGGAGAAGGGGAGAAATGCTGAGCTTAAGAAGGAACCCCACGGGGAAGGAGGCCCAAATCACCAGGTTCACCCGAGTGCCCCACCCTGCGCGCTCTCACGCCCCGGCCTGGAGTACGCTTGGGGCACCGGGTGCTGTCAGGTAACCTAATTGTGAGTGAGCGAGTTGCTTACAAGATCTCCAAAACCTTCGCCTGAGGAAGAAGGAGACTTTGGGGTTGTTCCTAAAGCCCATGGACTTGGAGGTAGGGAGAGAATAGGaccccaccactaccaccaccaagGACGACGTTAGGAGGGGTTAGAGTGCGGTCCCCTGCGCTCTGTGGAAGCTGTAGATGGAGGGGGGTGCGGTGCGCACAGTTGGTCCCGGGCAATCTGTACAGTTCAGTGACGCGTGGATTCTCCGACGCCCCACTGGGAGAGCCCGGGAGACCTGCGCGCTTGCCCAACCGGGGCCTGGAGCGTGGAGCCCAGCCCACTCTCCAAGGGCGGTGCAGAGCGCTGGCACTCACTAGGCGCAGTTGGGTGCGTCTACTCACGGGGTTCCCCTCGCAGACCCACCCCTGAGAGCATCCAAGTGCGCTCCCACTTTGGCTCACGTCCACTGCCACTCTCATGGAAACTCCTACACAAACGTCACACACATTTGCTTCCACCCTCAGCATCGCAAACACGCTCatcacccccccacacacatacacacacacgctctCATACTTCCCCTCACAAATATCCCCGCTTACACGGCCACAGCAAGCATACTCCCACAGACACACAATTGCACACGCACACATCGCTGTACACGACCCCACGTACACTGAAACAAAACACGAAATGTTCCACTGAGCCTGAAGCCTCACGTTCACATACAGACACATCCTCCTCTCCACTTGCTCTTCCACAACCCTTTCTTAAGATCCCCCCACCCCTGATTTTCGGTACCCCAGTCCCAACCATCATCAGCACCCTCTCAAGCCCTGTTGGATGTGTGCGGACACACTCCCCTCCTCAGGCAGGAGGGGGAGGCTTGGGCCCGGAGCCCTCTTAGGATTCCATGTGTAGCTGCGGTTCCGCGCTCCACTTTTTGCAGGTTGCCGCGGTGTTGGAGGCGAAGCGAGGAAGGGAGCTGGAATAACAAAGGCAAGTTGGGGAGAGCACAAGGGGGCGCAGCCCCGACCGGGCCGCGGGGGGAGCCCTGCACACCCTGGGCTTTGGAAGCTGCGGGGTCTCGGGCGCAGGGAGCCggaggtggggaggaagagtGGGGGTCTGGGGGCGGGGCCGTGGAGTGACGTCAGAGAACAATGACACCGCCGGGGGCGGGCACCCGGAGGCGGCCGGGGCCCGGGTCTCCCTCGAGGCCAGGCGCGGGCGGTTGATCCCCCGGCTTGGCCGGAGCTGCAGCCAGATTGACGAGGCCCGCATGGGAGCGCAGACGTGCCACGCAGACTTGCGAGTAGCCTGGGCCTTGTGGACTGTGATCTGCGCAGACCCCGGGCCAACCCGGGGAGCAGGCCGAAGTACTGCTCGCGATCACTGAACCCTGTTTTAGAACATCCTTCTGAGGTCTGCTCTGACCTCGACTTGAACTCCTTCAGAGCTGGAGTGATCACTCCTTCCATCAccaagggagaggaggaaaaaatacatttgcCAGCTTTGGATTCATTCTCAAGGCTCTGCTAATCTTTACAACCGGTGAACTCAGCCTGGAATTCCTGAGCGCTCAGAAAACTGCAGCTCAGGTCTACCCGGCGTGGACCGTTGCTTATATTTTCCAGGGAAATTCTTCCTCCCTGTGCCACTGGGCACAAGAGAAGGTGTTCCTTTTGACCCTAGGTCTTCCTACCTGTTCATATGGACATGTACTGTTACCATTTTTGCTACCCAAACCACAGGTGGCAGCTGAGTATCTTTGGGGAGGGTAGGCGGCATAAAAGCACTTCCAGACCTCTAGGAACACTGGGGAGGCAGGGTCCTGGACATTCCTGTGGGTGGGAGCCCCTCCTCAGCCTGTGGGTGGCCCAAGTTCACTAGTAGGTACAGTCAGGTACCTACCTGACTACCTGACCTGGCTTTGGAAGGTCAGCTTACTGAATGGCTTTAATGGTGGATGGAGCCACAGCTGTCCTACCCCCAGCAATCCACAGCATTGTGACAGCCAGAAAGCCACCTCCACCACAAGGTCCAAAATCCCAGGACAAATTTGAGTGTTTTAAGGACTTGGGGTACaagaatccagccccagccaacaatTAGCATAGTTCTTGTTGCCTTAATGACTACCTAATTCAGGCTGCTCAGCCCTCTCAACATTTCTGTCTAGATCACTTAGTAACCAGGGCTGGCCACCAGCAGGAAGTAGGGGATGCAGGTGATCTCAGGGATGACCACTAATGTTCAAAGTCTCCTGTCCAGAAGCCCCCACTCTCCACTTCCCACtcatccccatcccccaccccccaccacttCCTCCCACCACTATTTACATCTAGAAACCAGTAAGTGGCTACCGAGGACAGAGGAGCCCAGCAGGCCCAACTCCAGGGATAATTTCAGCCCTCTCCTGTGCATGGATAGTAGCAAATCTAAAAAGGCCTCCTGGGGTCCCTAGACTCCAGTCCTTGAGATTCTGAGGCTTTTGCTATCTCTATTCATCTTCCAAGGAGATAACTGGGCATCTGATTGGATACCTCTGGGGTCTTGGAAGAAGCTATGAGTTATTCAGTGCCTACGGTGTGCTAACTACTATGGTGAAGGCTTCCTGGACTTCAGGAATTCAATGAACTTATTTAATTCTCAGTTTGCCTTGAGTTAGGTGCCATTACCATCCCCTCTTCAGAAGAGACTGGGCTGTGAATGACTTGCCAAGGCCAGGCAGGAAGAAAACTCAGGTCTTCAGTAACAAAGTTTCCTGTTTTCCCCCCAACCCCAACTCTTCAGCATGCGTATGGCCCTAAGCAAGTTGCTTTCCCTCTATGTGCCTCTCTAAACTAAGGGCCAGGTCTCATGGTGGAGATCAGACCTCAAAGGGGATAATGTGCACAAGCCCTACCTCTCAGCCTCAGCCCCTCTGAGTCTGGGGATCTGGGAGTGAGGCAGACAGGAAAGTCACTTCCCTTCCTAGTCACTGAGAAGTGGAAGATACATCCTGCTTAGCCAGTGCAGATCCATACATCACCTGGCTCAAGAGACAGCTTTGGTGTCCCTGAGGAGGGCACAGGCAGTGTGGGGCTGACCCGAGGCTGTTTCTTTAGAGCAGACTCGAGTGTATTAATTTTCCTGCCCCATAGGAGCCATCTACAGATTAGGGGTGAGGGCCATTGCTTAGGCCTATCCCAGGTTTCAGGAAGCAAGATGGCAGGTGGCCAAGAAGGCGGTGGTGGGAGACTTGAGGTCCCTAAGGGATGCAAAGGGCTTATGGAAGATGCAGTGAGTTACCTCCTAACCAGGAGGTACTTAGTGGACTAGGGCTAGGCAGGTTCATTTTGGGAGGGGGAATTCCTACTCTCTGGAGCCGCCTTCTCTGTATCCACTTCCATCCCTCACTTCCCCTAAGGAAGTCAGGGGAACATCTAAAATTGGGActaggagaagggagaaaagtcACATTTCTTGAATGCTTACTGTATGCCATGCACTTTGgaaacattgtctggttccatCCTCTCCATAAGCCAGGCATCAATCCATTCTGAggaaagaggctcagagagggtgaCCTGCTCAGGACCTCACAGCTGCTGAGCAAGTGGGGCCAGGATTGGGCTCCAGGGATGGGCTGGGCCTTGAACTTGAGAATGGGCACTTGCCTCCATCTCCCTGCCAGACTATGGTACAGATAGAGTGACCTACCACTCTATCTGGAGTGAGACTCACTCACCTTCCATGGGCTGATTAGGGCTCTTCCTGTGGCAGTGAGGTAATGGGAGTACATCTTGTCTTCACCCCTTGATGGATCTGAGAAGCATTTGGGCCCTGCCCAGCTCTGAGCCCTGTAGGGTGGTAGGGTCTGGCATTGAGGGCTGTGTCCTTCAGCACACTGGGCTCCCCTGCTCTGCCTCCTTCTAGTATTCCAGTTGGGTTGTCCCCTCATTCCCTGAACCCACACCCTCCCAGCATCCAGGCTTGGCTCCGCACAGCCTTTCTACTGGGCAAGCTGCCTTCTCACCTCTCATCATGCAGCCCTTTGGTTCCAGAGACAGCTTAACCACTACCTCTTCCTCCTCGTGGGAGGCCTCTGAGAACAGACTGGGCACCTCCCCCAGGGACTAGGACACCCATGGGCTTAGCCCACCATTGCCTGACTCCTTTGTGGCTTGAGCACATCACagactctctctgtgcctctgtttccccatctgcCAAGTGGGAGAGTGAGAGAGTGTGGGAGGCACAGGGGCTGTCACCCTTAGATTGATCTGTAGTCCACTTTAGAGCTTGGGGGTGGCCTCTGCCTTGGAAGCACATTCAGAGGGGCCCCTTTAGTGGGGGAGGGACAGGGATGGGAAGGGAGCTGTCAG from Nycticebus coucang isolate mNycCou1 chromosome 3, mNycCou1.pri, whole genome shotgun sequence carries:
- the LOC128580536 gene encoding uncharacterized protein LOC128580536 — protein: MALVNPLVYQAQIPGCSRETNCCSRKSFRKPLAPGGSSKRLCSRHQARGFHRQLPTALLNPWGWALLSHALGCPPRGLQMSMAEQGEGKGWPSCALTPPAQPPASWRTSERTFVWAAKLNLPPSCQGIGKAVRGEEKGENERGKQREGGKERGREEGGRARSPSYSGTACPGSWRLPGRHSRGYGHRTWDRAARPPGSGAGARRCWLAPGEAVSLCALLEGRGAKGRQRRKKFAAVQTPGM